The genomic stretch ACGTCCGATGAGAGGCAGCATCGTCACGCGGAAGGACGCGAAGGGGCGGGATCGCTACTTCGTCGTAATCGAGGAGCGGACCCACGACGGGAAGCGTCGGCGCCGCTGGCACTCCGACCCGGCCACCGGGTCCGGGTTCACCTCCAAGCGGGCCGCGGAGAACCACGCGGCCACGCTGGTCACCTCCGTCGCCAGCGGGTCCTACGTCGAGCCGACGCGCGAGACCGTGGGGGACTGGCTGGACACCTGGCTCGCACTGGTGAAGCCGTCACTGCGGCCGTCGACCTGGGCGTCGTACGACAAGAACATCCGACTCCATGTCCGGCCCGCGCTCGGGACGGTCGAGCTGCGCCGACTCACCGCGGTCGACCTCGATCGGCTCTACGCCCACCTGCTCGAGCAGGGACGGACCGACGGCTCCGGGGGGCTGTCGGTGCGGACCGTCCGGTACGTCGCCACCATCGTCAAGCGGTCGCTGAAGGACGCGGTCCGCAAGGGGCTGATCCCGCGGAACCCGGCCGACGCCGCCGACCCGCCGAAGCCGTCAGGAGCCACCCACGGCGACGTTCAGGCGTGGGGCGCACGAGACCTCGCCACCTTCCTCGCGGCGACGCAGGAGCACGTCTACGGCCCGGTGTGGGCCTTCCTCGCAGCCACCGGCTGCCGGCGCGGGGAGGCGCTCGGCCTGCGGTGGTCGGACCTGCATCTCGGCACCGACAAGCGCACCCGCGCGTCCTTCATCCAGACCGTCCAGAAGATCAAGGGCGAGGTCGTCATCGGGTCGACGAAGACCGCCTCCTCGCGCCGGGTGGTCGTCCTCGACGACGCGACCGTGGCGATGCTCAAGCGGGTCCGGGTCGCCCAGGACGGGGACCGTCTGAAGGTCGGCCCCGGCTGGCCGGAGTCGGGCCTCGTCTTCACCCACGGCGACGGTCGCGGGCTCCACCCGGAGACCATCAGCCGCGCGTTCCGGGAGAGCGTCGACAAGCTCGGCCTGCCGCCGATCCCGCTGCACGGGCTGCGCCACACCTGGGCGACGCTGGCGCTCCAGGCCGGGGTGCATCCGAAGGTGGTGCAGGAGCGGCTCGGCCACGCGAACGTGAGCATCACGCTGAACATCTACAGCCACGTCGCGCCCACGATGCACGGGGACGCGGCCGACACCGTGGCGGCGCTGGTGGCATCGGCGGGGAAGCGGTAGACGGACGGTAGATGAAGCGGCCCCCGGTCTGCGTTTTCGCAGGTCAGGGGCCGTTTTCTGGTGTCCGAGGGGGGACTTGAACCCCCATGCCCCTAAGGGCACTAGCACCTCAAGCTAGCGCGTCTGCCAATTCCGCCACCCGGACGAGGTGACCCGGCGCCTTGGGGGGCGCCGCGACCGGCAGAGGATAACAAGACCGGGGAGTGCGCCGCGAACCGCCGGGATCCCGGCCGGAGGGCTGCCGTACCCCGCCGACCCCGGGCAGGATGGTCCGGTGACCCAGATCGGAACCGATCCCCGCCTGGCCGAGCTTCCGGACGCGGAGGCCGAGGTCGTCTCCCTGTGCCGAGACCTCATCCGCATCGACACCACCAACGACGGGACGCCGGACTCGGTGGGAGAGGCCGCGGCGGCGGAGTACGTCGAGCATCGGCTGCGCGAGGTGGGCTACGAGCCGGAGCGCTTCCAGACCACCGCCGGCAAGCGGCAGGGGGTCGTGCTGCGCATCCCGGGCACCGACCCCGACCGGGGTGCCCTGCTCCTGCACGGGCATCTCGACGTGGTCCCCGCGCGCCCCGACGACTGGACGGTCCACCCGTTCTCCGCGGAGGTCGAGGACGGCATGCTCTGGGGTCGCGGTGCCGTGGACATGAAGGACATGGACGCGATGATCCTGGCCACCGTTCGCTCCTGGGGGCGTACGGGCTACCGGCCCCCGCGCGACGTCGTGGTCCTCTTCCTGCCCGACGAGGAGGCCGGCGGCTACCACGGCTCGCACTGGCTGGTGGACCACCGACGCGACATGTTCGAGGGCGTCACCGAGGCCGTCGGAGAGGTCGGGGGGTTCTCGCTCACCGTCCGCGACGACCTGCGGTTGTACCTGATCCAGACCGCCGAGAAGGGCATCGCCTGGATGCGGCTGCGTGCCCTCGGCCGGGCCGGGCACGGGTCGATGCTCAACGACGAGAACGCGGTCACCCGGCTGTCCGAGGTCGTGGCGCGGATCGGCCACCACCGCTGGCCCGTGCACGTCACCCCCGCGGTGCGCGATCTGCTCAGCGAGCTGTCCGACGCGCTCGGCCTCGAGCTCGACGCCAAGGACATGGAGTCCACGCTGTCCCGCCTCGGCCCGTTGGCCCGGCTGATCGGGGCCACGCTGACCAACACGGCGAACCCGACGATGCTCGACGCCGGCTACAAGATCAACGTGATCCCGGGGGAGGCCGAGGCGCAGGTCGACGGCCGGTTCCTGCCGGGGTACGAGCACGAGTTCTTCGCCACCATCGACGAGATGCTCGGTGACCACGTCGTGCGGGAGTTCGTCAACCACGACGTCGCGCTGGAGACGACGTTCGACGGGCCGACCATCGACGCGATGGCCGCCGCACTCCGGGCAGAGGACCCCGGCGCCCGTCCGGTCCCGTACACGCTGTCCGGCGGCACGGACGCGAAGGCGTTCTCCCTGCTGGGGATCCGGGCGTACGGATTCGCGCCGCTGAAGCTGCCGCCCGACCTCGACTTCGGCGCCATGTTCCACGGCGTGGACGAGCGGGTCCCCCTGGACGCGCTCACCTTCGGCGTCCGGGTCCTGGACCGTTTCCTCCGCTCCTCCTGACCGCGCAGCCCGCCCGGCCCCGTTGACTCGGGCACACGATCCGCTTAGCGGATCGTGTGCCCATCTCGCGCGGCGTGTCGGGCCCGGGAGGGGCAACACGATCCGGGTCTTGGTGCCCGTGTGGCGGGAGTGGCGCTGCCGGTCCGGCGGAGTGCCGGGGCCGCCCGGACGGCCCGACGTCGTACGGGGCCGCGTCCCACTCGTCTCACGCGTACCCACGGGTGGATCGTGTGACGGATCGCGACCGCGACACTCCGCCCGACCTGGGCACACGATCCGCTAAGCGGATCGTGTGCCCGACAAGGCGGGGCAAGGCAAGGCGAGCGGGGCGGAGCGGGGTCAGGCGGTGCGGGTCACGCGGATCACGCGGCGCCGGAGCCAGACGCGGCGCCGGCCGTCGGGGTACAGCCGCAGCCGGGCCAGCTCCCACCGCCCGTACTCGGCGAACTCGGTGAGCACCGCGCGGGCCGCGTCCCGGGTGGTCCCGCGCGGCAGGGTCAACTCGCGGTACTCGTACGACGACGTCGCGCCCGACGGTCCGGGCCGGTGGCGGGCGGACGCCGGACCCGGCGTGACCCCGTCCGCTGCTCCCATCGGCCCATTCTCACCCGTCGCCCCGACCGGCCGCAGCCAGCAGCCCGGCGAGCCGGGTCCGCCGCACCCGATCCGGGACCTCGGCCACCGCCCGCCCGAGCGCCGAACCCGTGCCGTCCACCACGCTGAGGTGCCGCCGCGCACAGGAGAGCGCCGAGACGAGCAGCGCCCGGCTCAGCACGCCCGCCGCGCTGCCGGGCAGCACGAGGACCACTGCCGGCCAGGACGACCCGACGGCCTCGTGCACGAGCCGTACGTCCGGCCCGGCCCCTCCACCGGCAGGAGTCAGCACGGCCGAGAGGGCCTCGGCCCCCGCGTCACCCCGGCGCAGCGGGGTCAGCACGGCCACCTCCGCCCCCGACACCCCGAACGCCCGTGGGATCGACGAGGAGACCAGCTGGCCGACGCGCAGGACGGCCTCCGCGTCGTCGGCGACCGGCACGACCACCAGCGACCTGTCGTCGGCCGACGGCGCCACCAGCTCCCCGCGGCGCAGCGCCGCATCCAGGTCCCGGAGCGGACCGGGCCGTCCCGGGTCGGGCGGCGCCGCGACGACGGGGCACACGGCCGCCGCCACCACGTCCCGCAGCACCGCGCCCGGACCCTCGCCCGTCACCAGTGCGGCGGGGTCCCCGGCCAGCAGGAGGAGCGCGTCGTCCAGGTCCTCCGCGGCCGCCAACACGTCGGGCATGCCCAGCCGCTCCGCGTCGTCCAGCAGGACTGCCGTGGACCCCTCCGCCTCCGCCTTCGTACGCAGCGACGCGACCACCTCGGCCCGCCCGGCGCCGGCGGGGCCGGTCACCACGGCCAGTCGTCCCTCGTCCGCGAGAGCCGCCAGCACGTCGCCGAGCAGCTCCTCGTCCTCAGCGACCCCGGGCAGCGCGACCCCCGCGGTCTCGGCATCCCCCGGAACGTCCACCCGGACCAGCAGGCCCGCCCCGATCGCGTCCGCAAGGTCGTCGGCGCCGGCGACCGAGGCGACCAGCGCCCCCGGCAGCCAGGTGTGGCCGTCGGCCGCCGCACGCGCGACCAGGTCGGCAGAGCGCTCTCCGCTCACCCGCGCGCCCTCACCGCTCGCCGCCACCGGTCCTCGCCACCGAACGCCGTCATGCCCGAAAGTCACCGACCGCGCTGGTTCCAGCCGAACTCGGGGTAGCCCAGCGCGGGGCGGGACACCTCGTCCAGGGCCTCGACGATCTCCTCCGGCAGCTCCAGCAGCTCCGACTCCAGCGCGGTCCGCAGCTGCGCCACCGTGCGGGCCCCGACGATCGGGGCCACCACCCCCGGGCGGTCGCGGACCCACGCCAGCGCCACCTCCGCGGGGGCGGCGTCGAGGCCGTCGGCGGCGGTGCAGACCGCGTCCACGATGCGGCGGGGCGTGTCGTCGAGGTACTCCTGCACGAACGCGCCGAAGTGGACGCTGGTGGCCCGCGAGTCCGGCGGCGTGCCGTACCGGTACTTCCCGGTCAGTACGCCCCGCCCGAGCGGGGACCACGGCAGCAGTCCGATCCCGAGGGCCTCGGCGGCGGGGACGACCTCCCGCTCGATCCCGCGCTCGAGCAGCGAGTACTCCATCTGCGCGGAGACCAGCGGCGCGTGCCCCGACAGCGACTGCAGCGTCCCGGCGCGGGCCAGCTGCCACCCGGCGTAGTTCGA from Candidatus Nanopelagicales bacterium encodes the following:
- a CDS encoding site-specific integrase, giving the protein MRGSIVTRKDAKGRDRYFVVIEERTHDGKRRRRWHSDPATGSGFTSKRAAENHAATLVTSVASGSYVEPTRETVGDWLDTWLALVKPSLRPSTWASYDKNIRLHVRPALGTVELRRLTAVDLDRLYAHLLEQGRTDGSGGLSVRTVRYVATIVKRSLKDAVRKGLIPRNPADAADPPKPSGATHGDVQAWGARDLATFLAATQEHVYGPVWAFLAATGCRRGEALGLRWSDLHLGTDKRTRASFIQTVQKIKGEVVIGSTKTASSRRVVVLDDATVAMLKRVRVAQDGDRLKVGPGWPESGLVFTHGDGRGLHPETISRAFRESVDKLGLPPIPLHGLRHTWATLALQAGVHPKVVQERLGHANVSITLNIYSHVAPTMHGDAADTVAALVASAGKR
- a CDS encoding M20/M25/M40 family metallo-hydrolase, translated to MTQIGTDPRLAELPDAEAEVVSLCRDLIRIDTTNDGTPDSVGEAAAAEYVEHRLREVGYEPERFQTTAGKRQGVVLRIPGTDPDRGALLLHGHLDVVPARPDDWTVHPFSAEVEDGMLWGRGAVDMKDMDAMILATVRSWGRTGYRPPRDVVVLFLPDEEAGGYHGSHWLVDHRRDMFEGVTEAVGEVGGFSLTVRDDLRLYLIQTAEKGIAWMRLRALGRAGHGSMLNDENAVTRLSEVVARIGHHRWPVHVTPAVRDLLSELSDALGLELDAKDMESTLSRLGPLARLIGATLTNTANPTMLDAGYKINVIPGEAEAQVDGRFLPGYEHEFFATIDEMLGDHVVREFVNHDVALETTFDGPTIDAMAAALRAEDPGARPVPYTLSGGTDAKAFSLLGIRAYGFAPLKLPPDLDFGAMFHGVDERVPLDALTFGVRVLDRFLRSS
- a CDS encoding DUF5703 family protein, with product MGAADGVTPGPASARHRPGPSGATSSYEYRELTLPRGTTRDAARAVLTEFAEYGRWELARLRLYPDGRRRVWLRRRVIRVTRTA
- a CDS encoding aldo/keto reductase yields the protein MQQRPLGRTGLFVGRLALGTMTWGLDTDEHEARDQLVTFLEAGGTLVDTADVYAEGEGERVLGRLLAERAAGRDDIVVATKAVTRRDAPRRFDASRRHLLSALDASLARLGLDHVDLWQLHAWDPLTPLEETLAAVDAAVASGRVRYAGVSNYAGWQLARAGTLQSLSGHAPLVSAQMEYSLLERGIEREVVPAAEALGIGLLPWSPLGRGVLTGKYRYGTPPDSRATSVHFGAFVQEYLDDTPRRIVDAVCTAADGLDAAPAEVALAWVRDRPGVVAPIVGARTVAQLRTALESELLELPEEIVEALDEVSRPALGYPEFGWNQRGR